The sequence TAGTTGTGTCTACTTAACCGTTGGTACCGGTATTGGCGGAGGAGCTGTTGTGAATGGCGAATTATTGACAGGATATGGACATCCAGAAATGGGACATATGATGGTGCGTTTGCATCCAGATGAAACATTCGCGGGTTTTTGTCCATACCATGGCAATTGTTTAGAAGGCATTGCAGCTGGTCCAGCCATTGAAAAGCGCTATGGTAAAAAAGGACATGAATTGGCCGATGAACAGCACGTTTGGGAAATGGAAGCTTATTATTTGGCCCAAGCCTTAATGAACTATACGTTAGTGTTGAGCCCAGAGCGAATCGTATTAGGCGGAGGCGTGATGAAACAAAAACAACTTTTTTCATTGGTTCGTCAAGAGTTTGAAAAACTGATGGCGGGTTATATTGAATTGCCGCCTTTAGAAGAATATATCGCGGGCCCGGCTTTAGGCGATAATGCTGGGATTACCGGAAGTTTATTATTAGCTGCCGAACAAGTAAAATAAGAATAATCAAAAAGACCTTTTCCAGAATGAATGGAGAAAGGTCTTTTTTTGTTTTAATGTGGCTGCTCGAAAGCATACTTGATACGCTTCAATCCTTCTTCAATAAGAGATTGAGGTGCAGCAAAGTTTAAACGCATATAGTTAGAGCCAGCCGGACCGTAAGCAGCTCCGGCGTTTAAACCGATTTTGCCGACTTTTGCAAAATGATCGGCTAATTCAGCATCGGTCATGCCTAAAGTAGAACAGTCAAACCAGAACAAGTAAGTGCCCTCTGGTTTCATGTATCTCACTTGAGGCAATTCCTTATCAAAAAATGTGCAAATAAGTTCTAAGTTAGCGCTGAGGTACTGCATCAGGTCGCTGAGCCAAGGTCCCCCTTCAGAGAAGGCAGCTTCTGTTCCGACATAGCCAAAAGTATTCAAGGCGCTTTGCTCGATTTTATTTTGCGCTTGAATGAACTGGTCACGAAGCTTAGGATTTTGAACAAATACCATGGATAGTTTGATTCCTGCTAAATTAAATGTTTTCGTAGCTGCCGAAAGTGTCAGTACAAAATCTTGGTAACTAGAATCTAAGGTTACTAATGAAGTAAAAGATTCTGGCTGAAAAACTAAATCACCGTGAATTTCATCACTGATCATTAAAACGCCATGTTTTTTACACAGCTCTGCTAATTGAGTCAATTCTTTTTTTGACCAGACACGACCACCGGGATTTTGGGGATTACAGAGAATGAACAGTTTTACTTGTTGGTCGACCATCTTTTTCTCTATATCAGCAAAATCCATTTTAAATTGATTGTCCTGAATGGTTAAAGTAGACGAAATGCATTTGCGTTGATTTAATTCAATCATATTTGAAAAAGGCGTATAGACAGGGTCGTGAATCATGACGGCATCGTTCACTTGAGTAAACGTTTGAATGATCAACCCGATACTAGGTACAACACCGGGAGAGAATAAGATATCTTCTTTGGCTAAGATCATTTGATGGCGTTCTTTTTGCCAATGGATAATAGCTTCATATAATGAATCAGGAGGCATCATGTATCCTAGCACATGATTATCAAGTATTTTTCTTAAAGCTGCTAAAACCGGTTCTGGGTTTTCAAAGTCCATATCGGCAACCCACATCGGCAATACATCTTCGGAACCAAATAGTTTTTCCAAGCTGCCCCATTTAACGCTAAACGGGTTCTTGCGATCAATCACTTCATCAAAATGATGATTCATACAAACACATCCTTTTCAAAATAAATAATTAGCATTTATCAACATATTCAGTATACGTGAAACAATGTTTCTTGCCAATTATTGACGTGAAGCGCTCACGAAACCAGACGTTGAAAATTGTGCAGTTAATGAAAGCGAATACTATTTTCATAAGCTTTCCGGTTATGATACAATCATGATATAATATAGTTGAAACCATACGACAGTAGAAAGGTGATGAGGTGGATAAATGGATTACAAAATCGGAATGATTGTTAAAGGCAAAGTAACCGGCATCCAACCTTACGGCGCATTTGTTTCATTAGATAAAGAGACACAAGGGCTGATCCACATTTCAGAGTGCAGACATGGGTACGTAAAAAATTTAGACGAGATTCTGACTGTCGGAGATGAAATGGATGTCATGATCTTGGATATCGATGAATACACAAAAAAAATCAGTTTGTCGTTAAGAACGTTGGAAGAAAAAAGCAATTTTCATTATCATTCTAAAAAAAGAAGGTATCGTCAAGAAAAAATGGGGCAGATTGGATTTAAAACCATTCATGATTTAATGCCGCAATGGATTCAAGAAGCAAAAGCAGATGAAGAAAAACGTTTCAGCTAAAAAAGGTTTCTTTTTGTAATCTATACCTGGAGAACTTAACTTTATGATATCTAAACTTAAAAATTTAAGTGTGAGGTGCTTGAAAAATGACAGAAAAACAATGGGTAGCCGGAACCGTAATGGCTCACAACCCGGAAGGTAAATATGTGTTTTTGGTAAAAAAAGAAAACGACAAATTCTCCTTTCCTTCAACTCAAATTCTTAGCGAACAAACAGGACTAGCTTGTATTCTAGAAGAACTAAAGAAAAAGCTAGCCATCGACATCCATTCATTAAATCTGTTTGAATTAACCAATGCTGTCGTTGATGGTACCAATGTGCCTTTGTTTGTATTCGAAATACCAGATGCTACTATTCAATTAACTGATGTATTAAAAAGCGACTTGCCGCTTCTTTCATGGGAAAAATCTGGTGTGCTGATAGAGACATTAGAAAACTGGAAGATATCGGGAGTACCGCAATTCTAATCAAAAAAGACCCGAACAGTATTTCTCACCATGAAATACTGTTTTTCTCTTGCATTTTTAATCTAAAACTACTAAAGTTAAGTCTGAACGGAAGCAATGAAGGTGGATTCACAAAAACAGAATGATGGAGGGATTTACATGGGACATATCAAATTTGATTATTCAAAAATCGAAAAATTTATTCAGCCGCATGAAATTTCAAATCTGCAACAGCAAGTGTCTGCAGCAGATGAAATGTTGCGTAAAGGCACAGGAGCTGGAAGCGACTACTTAGGGTGGATTGATTTGCCTAAAAATTACGATAAAGAAGAATTTGCTCGCATTAAAACAGCAGCGGAAAAAATCCAAAGCGATTCTGAAGTATTGGTTGTTATTGGAATAGGCGGATCGTATCTAGGCGCGAAAGCAGCTTTAGATTTTCTGAACCACTCATTTTATAATTTACTTAATAAAGAAGAACGTAAAGCTCCACAAATTTTCTTTGCAGGAAACAGTATCAGTTCGTCTTACTTAAGCGATTTGATCGAAGTGATCGGAGACCGTGACTTCTCAGTCAACATTATTTCAAAATCTGGTACAACTACAGAACCAGCAATAGCATTCCGTGTCTTTAAAGAATTATTAGAGAAGAAATACGGTGCAGCTGAAGCTAAAAAACGTATTTATGCGACAACGGATAAAGCAAAAGGAGCTTTAAAAGAAGAAGCGATGGCACAAGGCTACGAATCTTTCATTATTCCTGATGATATTGGGGGACGATTCTCTGTATTGACTGCAGTTGGTCTATTGCCTATCGCAGCAAGCGGAGCAGACATTGACGCATTGATGCAAGGCGCAGCAGATGCAGCAGGTGCATACAGCAGTGATAAATTAGAAGAAAATGAAGCTTATCAATATGCAGCGATTCGTAATGCACTTTACCGTAAAGGCAAAGTAACCGAAATATTGGTTAATTACGAACCTAACTTACAATATTTCTCTGAATGGTGGAAACAACTATTTGGCGAGTCTGAAGGGAAAGACCAAAAAGGCATTTTCCCAGCAAGTGCTAATTTCTCTACTGATTTGCATTCGATTGGACAATCTATTCAAGATGGACAACGAAATATTTTTGAAACGATCATTAAAGTAGACAAAGCTAAACACACAGTACTTATTCCAACTACTGAAGAAGATTTAGACGGATTAGGTTACTTACAAGGTAAAGAAATTGATTTTGTTAATACGAAAGCATTTGAAGGTACGTTATTAGCTCATACAGATGGGAACGTTCCGAATCTTTTAGTAACGATTCCTGAAACAGATGCTTATACACTAGGTTACCTAATGTACTTCTTTGAAATTGCCGTTGGGGTTTCGGGTTATCTAAATGGCGTAAATCCATTTGACCAACCAGGAGTAGAAGCTTATAAGAAGAACATGTTTGCTTTATTAGGCAAACCTGGATTTGAAGACTTAGCAAAAGAATTAAACGCACGTCTGTAATCGATCATAGAAAATTAGATTAAATGAGGAATCGTTCAGGCAAATAGAGCATTAAGTTTGATGATAAGGTTGATCCTGTTGTCAAAATTGAGACTTTCATTTGCAAGAGCGATTTTTCTTCTTTATCTTATAGAAGAAAGAAGGAATAATGTGAGCGGAAAAATAGAACTTCATCAAGCAGAAAGCAAAGACGGAGCACTAATAAACAGTATATTGGTTCAGACGGTCCAATGGCTGCAATCTCGTGGATCGACACAATGGTCGGGTATTTTAGAAGGGAAAGATAACCACAACACTTCAGAGGCAATAGAACGTGGAGAAGTATTTTATGTGACAATAGAACATCAACCAGTAGGTATGTTTATTTTATGGGATCAACAAAGTGAATGGGATGCTGCTTTATGGAAAGAAAATCCAACGACGGATTATAGCTATCTACACCGTTTAACGATCGTACGTGAGTTCGCGGGCCAAGGAGTTTCGGAATTGTTATTGAAAGAAGCTAAAGCTTGTGCAAAAGCAATGGGGAAAAAAGCTGTTCGATTAGATTGTATTGCTGATAATCCACATTTAAATAAACTGTATCAACATGCAGGGTTTAGTTATAAAGGACAAGCTAAAGAAATCGAGGCAGATGGTCATAAAACAAATTTTAATCTCTACCAATTTGATATAAATTAAAAAACGAACGATAGTGAAATCTGATTGTATATAAATGCGGTTTATCCGAATGTTGGATGGTATAAAACATATATAGTTGAGTGAAATCGTTAGAATGTACGGTTTATAAAAGAAATGTAAAAAAAAGATACTTTTCTATTGACCAGCAAGAGGAAACTTGTTATATTAATACATGTTGTTACGCTATTGCGGCTGACACAACTAACAGATAATAAAACAAGCAAAGAAAAATCAAAAATATGCTTGACAGTCTGTAGAGAAACATGATATTATATTGAAGTCGTCAAGAAGACGGCGAAAATAATGTTGAATAAATATACAAAACAAAAAATATTTATTTAAAAAATTTGTTGACAAACAAATCAGCTTCTGGTAATATTTAGAAGTTGTCAAAACGGCAACGCAACCAAATTAGACCTTTGAAAACTGAACAAAGCAAAACGAACCAAATGTGTAAGGTGGTTTAACCAAGGGTTAAACCAACAGAAACAAAGTGAATAATTATTCGCTAGCAAGTCAATTAATGAGCTTCAAGCATCATTAAAAGGGTGAAGTCCTAACGGACAAAGCCAACTTTTATGAGAGTTTGATCCTGGCTCAGGACGAACGCTGGCGGCATGCCTAATACATGCAAGTCGAACGCTTCTTTTCTACCGGGTGCTTGCACCCACCAGAGAAGAAGAGTGGCGGACGGGTGAGTAACACGTGGGTAACCTGCCCATAAGTGGGGGATAACAGCCGGAAACGGCTGCTAATACCGCATAATTCCAGTGATCTCCTGATCGTTGGATGAAAGGTGGCTTCGGCTACCGCTTATGGATGGACCCGCGGCGTATTAGCTAGTTGGTGAGGTAATGGCTCACCAAGGCAATGATACGTAGCCGACCTGAGAGGGTGATCGGCCACACTGGGACTGAGACACGGCCCAGACTCCTACGGGAGGCAGCAGTAGGGAATCTTCCGCAATGGACGAAAGTCTGACGGAGCAATGCCGCGTGAGTGAAGAAGGTTTTCGGATCGTAAAACTCTGTTGTTAGAGAAGAACAAGGATGAGAGTAACTGCTCATCCCCTGACGGTATCTAACCAGAAAGCCACGGCTAACTACGTGCCAGCAGCCGCGGTAATACGTAGGTGGCAAGCGTTGTCCGGATTTATTGGGCGTAAAGCGAGCGCAGGCGGTTCTTTAAGTCTGATGTGAAAGCCCCCAGCTCAACTGGGGAAGGTCATTGGAAACTGGGGAACTTGAGTGCAGAAGAGGAGAGTGGAATTCCACGTGTAGCGGTGAAATGCGTAGATATGTGGAGGAACACCAGTGGCGAAGGCGACTCTCTGGTCTGTAACTGACGCTGAGGCTCGAAAGCGTGGGGAGCAAACAGGATTAGATACCCTGGTAGTCCACGCCGTAAACGATGAGTGCTAAGTGTTGGGGGGTTTCCGCCCCTCAGTGCTGCAGCTAACGCATTAAGCACTCCGCCTGGGGAGTACGGCCGCAAGGCTGAAACTCAAAGGAATTGACGGGGACCCGCACAAGCGGTGGAGCATGTGGTTTAATTCGAAGCAACGCGAAGAACCTTACCAGGTCTTGACATCCTTTGACCACTCTAGAGATAGAGCTTTCCCTTCGGGGACAAAGTGACAGGTGGTGCATGGTTGTCGTCAGCTCGTGTCGTGAGATGTTGGGTTAAGTCCCGCAACGAGCGCAACCCTTATTACTAGTTGCCAGCATTCAGTTGGGCACTCTAGTGAGACTGCCGGTGATAAACCGGAGGAAGGTGGGGATGACGTCAAATCATCATGCCCCTTATGACCTGGGCTACACACGTGCTACAATGGATGGTACAACGAGTCGCAAGACCGCGAGGTCAAGCTAATCTCTTAAAGCCATTCTCAGTTCGGATTGCAGGCTGCAACTCGCCTGCATGAAGCCGGAATCGCTAGTAATCGCGGATCAGAACGCCGCGGTGAATACGTTCCCGGGTCTTGTACACACCGCCCGTCACACCACGAGAGTTTGTAACACCCGAAGTCGGTGAGGTAACCTGCAAAGGAGCCAGCCGCCTAAGGTGGGATAGATAATTGGGGTGAAGTCGTAACAAGGTAGCCGTATCGGAAGGTGCGGCTGGATCACCTCCTTTCTAAGGAATATTACGGAACCTCACACATTCGTTTTGGCTTTGTTCAGTTTTGAGAGGTCTAATCTTCTCAATGCATCAAAAATGTTGTTCTTTGAAAACTGGATAGTGTTTAACAATTGTAACAAAGTAAGAAACCAAGTAAAAACCGCGTTTTATTTTTTACGATTCGCATCAATTGATGTTGGATCGCTATTAACAACGACCATAGGTTAAGTTAATAAGGGCGCACGGTGGATGCCTTGGCACTAGGAGCCGATGAAGGACGGGACTAACGCCGATATGCTTTGGGGAGCTGTAAGTAAGCTGTGATCCAGAGATTTCCGAATGGGGAAACCCAGCACCTTTGATAGGGTGTTACTGCTGACTGAATACATAGGTCCGTAGAGGTAGACGCAGAGAACTGAAACATCTAAGTACCTGCAGGAAGAGAAAGAAAATTCGATTCCCTGAGTAGCGGCGAGCGAAACGGGAAAAGCCCAAACCAGAAAGCTTGCTTTCTGGGGTTGTAGGACTGAACACATAGAGTCATAAATGAACGGTGTAAGAGAAGCGACCTGGAAAGGTCCGCCAAAGAGGGTAAAAGCCCCGTAACTGAAACCCCGTTCACTCTGATCAGTATCCTGAGTACGGCGGAACACGAGAAATTCCGTCGGAATCCGGGAGGACCATCTCCCAAGGCTAAATACTCCCTAGTGACCGATAGTGAACCAGTACCGTGAGGGAAAGGTGAAAAGAACCCCGGAAGGGGAGTGAAACAGCACCTGAAACCGTGTGCTTACAAGTAGTTAGAGCCCGTTAATGGGTGATAGCGTGCCTTTTGTAGAATGAACCGGCGAGTTACGATCCCATGCGAGGTTAAGTCGATGAGACGGAGCCGTAGCGAAAGCGAGTCTGAATAGGGCGAATGAGTATGTGGTCGTAGACCCGAAACCAAGTGATCTACCCATGTCCAGGTTGAAGGTGCGGTAATACGCACTGGAGGACCGAACCCACGTATGTTGAAAAATGCGGGGATGAGGTGTGGGTAGCGGAGAAATTCCAATCGAACTTGGAGATAGCTGGTTCTCTCCGAAATAGCTTTAGGGCTAGCCTCGGAATAAGAATCATGGAGGTAGAGCAACTGTTTGGACTAGGGGCCCTTCTCGGGTTACCGAATTCAGATAAACTCCGAATGCCATTGATTTATATCCGGGAGTCAGACTACGAGTGATAAGATCCGTAGTCGAGAGGGAAACAGCCCAGACCACCAGCTAAGGTCCCAAAGTTTATGTTAAGTGGAAAAGGATGTGGGGTTGCTTAGACAACTAGGATGTTGGCTCAGAAGCAGCCATCATTTAAAGAGTGCGTAATAGCTCACTAGTCGAGTGACCCTGCGCCGAAAATTTACCGGGGCTAAACATAACACCGAAGCTGTGGATAGAACTTAGGTTCTATGGTAGGAGAGCGTTCTAAGGGCGTCGAAGCTAGACCGTGAGGACTGGTGGAGCGCTTAGAAGTGAGAATGCCGGTATGAGTAGCGAAAGACGGGTGAGAATCCCGTCCACCGAATGACTAAGGTTTCCTGGGGAAGGCTCGTCCTCCCAGGGTTAGTCGGGACCTAAGTCGAGGCCGATAGGCGTAGACGATGGATAACAGGTTGAGATTCCTGTACCCGTTTGTTTTGTTTGAGCAATGGAGGGACACAGTAGGCTAAGGAATACGCACTGTTGGATATGTGCGTCCAAGCAACAAGTCTTGAAGCGAGTCAAATGCTTGCTTCTCTAAGGACAAGTTGTGATGGGGAGGGAAATTAAGTACCGAAGTTCCCGATGTCACACTGTCAAGAAAAGCTTCTAGTGAGAAACAAACGGCCCGTACCGCAAACCGACACAGGTAGTCGAGGAGAGAATCCTAAGGTGTGCGAGTGAACTCTCGTTAAGGAACTCGGCAAAATGACCCCGTAACTTCGGGAGAAGGGGTGCTGACCATTTGGTCAGCCGCAGTGAATAGGCCCAAGCAACTGTTTATCAAAAACACAGGTCTCTGCTAAATCGAAAGATGACGTATAGGGGCTGACGCCTGCCCGGTGCTGGAAGGTTAAGAGGATGGGTTAGCTTTCGAGCGAAGCTCAGAATTGAAGCCCCAGTAAACGGCGGCCGTAACTATAACGGTCCTAAGGTAGCGAAATTCCTTGTCGGGTAAGTTCCGACCCGCACGAAAGGCGTAATGATTTGGGCACTGTCTCAACGAGAGACTCGGTGAAATTATAGTACCTGTGAAGATGCAGGTTACCCGCGACAGGACGGAAAGACCCCATGGAGCTTTACTGCAGTTTGATATTGAGTGTTTGTACAGCTTGTACAGGATAGGTAGGAGCCGATGAAACCAGGACGCTAGTCTTGGTGGAGGCGTTGGTGGGATACTACCCTTGCTGTATGACCACTCTAACCCACAGCCATGATCTGGCTGGGAGACAGTGTCTGACGGGCAGTTTGACTGGGGCGGTCGCCTCCTAAAGAGTAACGGAGGCGCCCAAAGGTTCCCTCAGAATGGTTGGAAATCATTCGTAGAGTGTAAAGGCAGAAGGGAGCTTGACTGCGAGACCTACAAGTCGAGCAGGGACGAAAGTCGGGCTTAGTGATCCGGTGGTTCCGCATGGAAGGGCCATCGCTCAACGGATAAAAGCTACCCTGGGGATAACAGGCTTATCTCCCCCAAGAGTCCACATCGACGGGGAGGTTTGGCACCTCGATGTCGGCTCATCGCATCCTGGGGCTGTAGTCGGTCCCAAGGGTTGGGCTGTTCGCCCATTAAAGCGGTACGCGAGCTGGGTTCAGAACGTCGTGAGACAGTTCGGTCCCTATCCGTCGCGGGCGCAGGAAATTTGAGAGGAGCTGTCCTTAGTACGAGAGGACCGGGATGGACACACCGCTGGTGTACCAGTTGTTCTGCCAAGAGCATCGCTGGGTAGCTATGTGTGGACGGGATAAA is a genomic window of Carnobacterium sp. CP1 containing:
- a CDS encoding ROK family protein: MIYGAIEAGGTKFVCAVSDEKFDIKERVSIPTTTPQETLEQVFDFFDQYDLSAIGIGSFGPIDVNTDSSTYGYVTTTPKTAWKNYDFLGAIKERYAIPVGWTTDVNAAALGELRKGAALGLSSCVYLTVGTGIGGGAVVNGELLTGYGHPEMGHMMVRLHPDETFAGFCPYHGNCLEGIAAGPAIEKRYGKKGHELADEQHVWEMEAYYLAQALMNYTLVLSPERIVLGGGVMKQKQLFSLVRQEFEKLMAGYIELPPLEEYIAGPALGDNAGITGSLLLAAEQVK
- a CDS encoding CvfD/Ygs/GSP13 family RNA-binding post-transcriptional regulator encodes the protein MDYKIGMIVKGKVTGIQPYGAFVSLDKETQGLIHISECRHGYVKNLDEILTVGDEMDVMILDIDEYTKKISLSLRTLEEKSNFHYHSKKRRYRQEKMGQIGFKTIHDLMPQWIQEAKADEEKRFS
- a CDS encoding GNAT family N-acetyltransferase, which translates into the protein MSGKIELHQAESKDGALINSILVQTVQWLQSRGSTQWSGILEGKDNHNTSEAIERGEVFYVTIEHQPVGMFILWDQQSEWDAALWKENPTTDYSYLHRLTIVREFAGQGVSELLLKEAKACAKAMGKKAVRLDCIADNPHLNKLYQHAGFSYKGQAKEIEADGHKTNFNLYQFDIN
- a CDS encoding glucose-6-phosphate isomerase produces the protein MGHIKFDYSKIEKFIQPHEISNLQQQVSAADEMLRKGTGAGSDYLGWIDLPKNYDKEEFARIKTAAEKIQSDSEVLVVIGIGGSYLGAKAALDFLNHSFYNLLNKEERKAPQIFFAGNSISSSYLSDLIEVIGDRDFSVNIISKSGTTTEPAIAFRVFKELLEKKYGAAEAKKRIYATTDKAKGALKEEAMAQGYESFIIPDDIGGRFSVLTAVGLLPIAASGADIDALMQGAADAAGAYSSDKLEENEAYQYAAIRNALYRKGKVTEILVNYEPNLQYFSEWWKQLFGESEGKDQKGIFPASANFSTDLHSIGQSIQDGQRNIFETIIKVDKAKHTVLIPTTEEDLDGLGYLQGKEIDFVNTKAFEGTLLAHTDGNVPNLLVTIPETDAYTLGYLMYFFEIAVGVSGYLNGVNPFDQPGVEAYKKNMFALLGKPGFEDLAKELNARL
- a CDS encoding MalY/PatB family protein, producing MNHHFDEVIDRKNPFSVKWGSLEKLFGSEDVLPMWVADMDFENPEPVLAALRKILDNHVLGYMMPPDSLYEAIIHWQKERHQMILAKEDILFSPGVVPSIGLIIQTFTQVNDAVMIHDPVYTPFSNMIELNQRKCISSTLTIQDNQFKMDFADIEKKMVDQQVKLFILCNPQNPGGRVWSKKELTQLAELCKKHGVLMISDEIHGDLVFQPESFTSLVTLDSSYQDFVLTLSAATKTFNLAGIKLSMVFVQNPKLRDQFIQAQNKIEQSALNTFGYVGTEAAFSEGGPWLSDLMQYLSANLELICTFFDKELPQVRYMKPEGTYLFWFDCSTLGMTDAELADHFAKVGKIGLNAGAAYGPAGSNYMRLNFAAPQSLIEEGLKRIKYAFEQPH